A genomic region of Roseofilum capinflatum BLCC-M114 contains the following coding sequences:
- a CDS encoding GIY-YIG nuclease family protein yields MSSPLEICPLANLEYIPYIDDQGKFPEQFSKQIGVYAIFDENKTLQLVYYSRDIYLSLKQHMVRQPQACYWVKAYGIEKPNRSQLEQIKEAWIAENGSTPLGNGEQFSQWTDPIDAKVSMTDEEKAAYETSDELGQMKLLKNVARRVQEEILARLEPRKIQDSFRFNPKLKEKGLLDLK; encoded by the coding sequence ATGTCTTCCCCCCTTGAAATCTGCCCTCTGGCAAACTTAGAGTATATTCCCTACATTGATGACCAGGGGAAATTTCCCGAACAATTCTCTAAACAAATCGGAGTCTATGCTATTTTTGATGAAAATAAAACGTTACAACTGGTTTATTATTCACGGGATATTTATCTAAGCCTGAAGCAACATATGGTGCGGCAACCCCAAGCCTGTTATTGGGTTAAAGCCTATGGTATTGAGAAGCCCAACCGCAGTCAACTCGAACAAATCAAAGAAGCTTGGATTGCTGAAAATGGCTCAACTCCCTTGGGAAATGGGGAACAGTTCAGTCAATGGACTGATCCCATTGATGCGAAAGTGTCAATGACCGATGAGGAAAAGGCAGCCTATGAAACCAGTGATGAATTAGGACAAATGAAACTGTTGAAAAATGTCGCTCGTCGAGTTCAAGAGGAAATATTAGCGCGTTTAGAGCCTCGAAAGATTCAGGACTCATTTCGGTTTAATCCGAAGTTGAAAGAAAAAGGGTTATTAGACTTGAAATAA
- a CDS encoding GUN4 domain-containing protein yields MKTLTPLESLYKNLEHLLVAQQWEEADEETGRILLQLSDRTSEGYINKRHALALPTSELQQIDRLWREHSHSHFGFSIQQQIWNLSHQNYAEFGEKVGWRSRQQCGALSQEVWLNYDQLTFSLEAPLGHLPVAKLLIPVGDQPCFSFVLGTWRIALLSRRDL; encoded by the coding sequence ATGAAAACTCTTACCCCCCTTGAGTCTCTTTATAAAAACCTAGAACATCTACTGGTAGCCCAACAGTGGGAAGAAGCAGACGAAGAAACGGGTAGGATACTCTTGCAACTGAGCGATCGCACTTCAGAAGGCTACATTAACAAACGCCATGCTCTGGCACTCCCTACCTCAGAGCTACAACAGATCGATCGCCTGTGGAGAGAACATAGCCACAGTCATTTCGGTTTTAGCATCCAACAGCAGATCTGGAACCTCAGCCATCAGAACTATGCTGAATTTGGGGAAAAAGTGGGGTGGCGATCGCGTCAGCAATGCGGAGCATTATCGCAAGAAGTCTGGTTAAATTATGATCAATTAACCTTTAGCCTTGAGGCTCCCTTGGGGCACTTACCCGTCGCCAAACTGCTGATTCCCGTGGGAGATCAGCCCTGTTTCTCCTTTGTCCTCGGCACATGGAGAATCGCCCTACTATCGCGCCGAGACCTGTAA
- a CDS encoding zinc-dependent metalloprotease, producing MKKLYLIACLILGFLVVTIWPSWGIIVDRPLTSGVQVAQPLEHRLKAEESSESKSPKSFADLISETQKEEGLFTLYKTENNENIYLEIAPEQLNRNFLCVMTLSSGIGEGFLLNGMPIGEILFQLRHVQDRVQFVVPQTNFRTDPGDPLARSLQEGFSDSVLYSLEIKSTHPERKSLLIDATNLVMGEGDLSGLSTFLPYLLDGAYSVSPDSSYITEVENFPENVEIEALYGFRGLGLNISSLPDSRAFNLAVHYSFSQLPTHDYRPRLADERVGYFLTAYKDFGNSDRRDPFVRYINRWNLQPGKPLVFWIENTVPLEYREAVKEGILMWNEAFAQAGLPQAIEVRQMPDNADWTPADIRYNVVRWSSSFEPMFYGIGPSRTNPLTGEILDADILIDANVVRLIKGQYQTLVNPDAGGGQQQSLLQTFCQDTLENSYLRGVDLSEESEAKKDRLSGFPLAKSLLDRDVCFAKEFNRQLAIGATSLSLVNNVLPSSAEMENYVQQFIRFLVAHEVGHTLGLRHNFHGSTLLSPEELQNPEITRTLGMVGSVMDYVSPNLAPPGKPQGDYFPMKLGPYDVWAIEYGYKPLNAVSPEAELRQLRQIAQRAAEPELAYGTDEDFLSGLDPAVNIFDMSNDPLTYAQWQFENAQAMWSRLNRRSPAPGESFSEMRELFDTVFMYYFRNAINLPLYVGGQSFNRHYAGDPNGGLPFQPLSAEKQRAALGAINEYVFSAEAFEFSPQLLNQLAPSRWSHWGAFPDLFELDYPISDRLLFLQKVVLRSLLSPTRLSRLQDLELKTDATEEVFRLPELFTTIQGSIWTEVIDGDIANLSSVRRALQREYVEVLSKISLRQVRVPEDAVTLAWYNLRELEDRIDQTLRRRGRGLDTYTKAHLEKTRDRIAKVLDAPLESKSIPN from the coding sequence ATGAAAAAACTATATCTAATTGCCTGTTTAATTCTGGGATTTCTGGTAGTAACCATCTGGCCCAGTTGGGGAATAATCGTCGATCGACCCCTTACGTCAGGGGTACAAGTTGCCCAGCCCCTTGAGCATCGGCTCAAAGCTGAAGAATCATCGGAGTCTAAATCCCCTAAATCTTTTGCAGATTTGATTTCTGAAACGCAGAAAGAAGAAGGCTTATTTACGCTCTATAAAACCGAAAATAATGAGAATATTTATTTAGAAATTGCCCCCGAACAACTGAACCGAAATTTCTTGTGCGTGATGACCCTATCGAGTGGCATTGGCGAAGGGTTTTTACTCAATGGAATGCCCATCGGGGAGATATTATTTCAATTGCGTCATGTGCAAGACCGAGTGCAATTTGTGGTTCCCCAAACTAATTTTCGCACCGATCCTGGCGATCCCTTAGCGCGATCGCTCCAGGAAGGTTTTAGCGATTCGGTTCTCTATTCCTTAGAGATTAAAAGCACTCATCCCGAACGGAAGTCCTTACTCATTGATGCCACCAATCTGGTGATGGGAGAAGGGGATCTCAGTGGCTTATCCACGTTTTTGCCCTATTTGCTCGATGGAGCCTATTCGGTCTCCCCTGATAGTTCCTATATTACGGAAGTGGAAAATTTTCCCGAAAATGTGGAAATTGAAGCTCTCTATGGCTTTAGGGGCCTAGGCCTAAATATAAGCAGCTTGCCTGATAGCCGCGCCTTTAATTTAGCGGTGCATTATAGTTTTTCCCAATTGCCCACCCATGACTATCGCCCTCGATTAGCGGATGAGCGAGTGGGTTATTTTTTAACAGCCTATAAGGATTTTGGCAATAGCGATCGCCGCGACCCCTTTGTGCGCTACATTAATCGCTGGAATCTGCAACCGGGAAAACCCTTAGTCTTTTGGATCGAAAATACCGTTCCCCTAGAATATCGCGAGGCGGTAAAAGAAGGCATCCTCATGTGGAATGAAGCCTTTGCCCAAGCGGGATTACCCCAGGCGATCGAAGTGCGACAAATGCCCGATAATGCGGACTGGACTCCGGCGGATATTCGCTACAATGTGGTGCGCTGGTCGAGTTCCTTTGAACCCATGTTTTATGGCATTGGCCCTTCTCGAACCAACCCCCTAACTGGGGAAATTTTAGATGCGGATATTTTGATTGATGCCAATGTGGTGCGATTGATCAAAGGCCAATATCAAACCCTGGTTAATCCTGACGCAGGGGGGGGACAACAACAGAGTTTATTGCAAACCTTTTGCCAAGATACCCTGGAAAACAGTTATTTACGTGGGGTTGACCTGTCGGAAGAGTCGGAAGCGAAAAAAGATCGCCTGTCTGGGTTTCCTTTAGCAAAATCTCTGTTAGACCGAGATGTGTGTTTTGCCAAAGAGTTTAACCGACAATTGGCGATCGGGGCAACGTCCCTATCTTTGGTTAACAATGTGTTGCCCAGTAGCGCAGAAATGGAGAATTATGTGCAGCAATTTATCCGTTTTTTGGTTGCCCATGAAGTGGGTCATACCCTAGGATTACGGCATAATTTCCATGGCAGCACCCTCCTGAGTCCGGAAGAATTACAAAACCCGGAGATTACCCGCACCCTCGGCATGGTGGGGTCGGTGATGGATTATGTATCGCCCAATTTAGCGCCCCCCGGCAAACCCCAAGGGGATTATTTCCCAATGAAATTAGGGCCCTATGATGTTTGGGCGATCGAATATGGATATAAACCCCTGAATGCGGTTTCTCCAGAAGCAGAATTGCGGCAATTGCGCCAAATTGCCCAACGAGCAGCCGAACCGGAATTAGCCTATGGTACGGATGAGGATTTTCTCAGTGGTCTCGATCCGGCGGTGAATATTTTTGATATGAGTAACGATCCTCTCACCTATGCCCAATGGCAGTTTGAAAATGCCCAAGCCATGTGGTCTCGACTGAATCGGCGATCGCCAGCTCCGGGGGAAAGCTTCAGTGAAATGCGGGAACTGTTTGATACCGTATTTATGTACTATTTCCGCAATGCCATCAATTTACCCCTCTATGTGGGAGGACAATCGTTTAATCGCCATTATGCCGGCGATCCCAATGGGGGTCTGCCCTTTCAACCCCTGTCAGCCGAGAAGCAACGAGCGGCGTTAGGGGCGATTAATGAATATGTGTTTTCCGCAGAAGCGTTTGAATTTTCACCCCAGTTGCTGAACCAATTAGCCCCCTCTCGTTGGTCTCATTGGGGGGCATTCCCGGATTTGTTTGAGTTGGATTATCCGATTAGCGATCGCCTATTATTCTTACAAAAGGTGGTTTTGCGCTCTCTCTTATCTCCCACCCGTCTTTCTCGCTTGCAAGATCTGGAGCTAAAAACCGATGCCACAGAAGAAGTATTTAGGTTACCGGAACTGTTCACCACGATTCAAGGGAGCATTTGGACAGAAGTCATCGATGGAGACATCGCTAACCTATCGAGCGTCCGTCGCGCTCTGCAACGGGAATATGTGGAAGTCTTGAGCAAGATCAGCTTACGACAAGTTAGAGTTCCCGAAGATGCAGTTACCCTAGCTTGGTACAACCTGCGGGAATTAGAAGATCGCATTGACCAAACCTTGCGCCGACGGGGAAGAGGCTTAGATACCTATACTAAAGCCCATTTAGAAAAAACCCGCGATCGCATTGCTAAGGTTCTTGATGCTCCCCTAGAGTCCAAGTCAATTCCCAATTAA
- a CDS encoding GH116 family glycosyl hydrolase, with protein sequence MADQPFQSQIPSCAWQRPLGLGWDNPYTVRYTSNLDDGPWHGMPLGGFGAGCIGRSPRGEFNLWHIDGGEHIFKTLPACQFSVFEQTSDGRSKTYALSTQPPTDGTLSRWQWYPPTSAIQQTGTYSALYPQSWYHYEGVYNAQLLCEQFSPIIPHNYQETSYPLAIFEWTAHNPTDKPLTLSIMLTWENTVGWFTNAIKTPEITVRDDGSPVYEYQPQWGESTDNYNRWIENNFRVGCLMSRLSTHEIPEEGEGQWAIATIAHPAVEVFYHTRWNPTSNGDAVWSPFASDGSLSDSEDESPAASGERLACAIAVRFTLRPGKTRKIPFILAWDFPVTQFGYTQAGSDFSGQLPSTGEEPAGQPISYYRRYTDFFGRNGKNAWSMVRTALKHSDTWKEAINEWRKPILGDRGFPESLKMALFNELYLLTDGGTLWTAGTENDPIGQFGVLECLDYRWYESLDVRLYGGFALTQLWPKLEKAVMLAFARAIPQGDNTPRTIGYNQAQAVRKIASATPHDLGAPNEHPWDKTNYTSYQDCNLWKDLGCDFVLQVYRYFLWTGAEDLEFLQDCWLAIVETLDYLKTFDIDGDGIPENSGAPDQTFDDWQLKGISAYCGGLWLAALEGAIAIGQRLQAAQTSADLDAQIEQWSGWLTQSKPLYQKTLWNGTYYNLDSQSGSQVVMADQLCGQFYAQLLNLPSIVPEDCTQTTLQTIYHTCFTLFNQTQNPDQAALGVANGVNPDGSPENPNATHPLEIWTGINFGLAAFMLQQGMKAEAFAIAEAVVHQIYTHGLQFRTPEAITAAGTFRASHYLRAMAIWGLYHVSASGHEWVMGHQQTSF encoded by the coding sequence ATGGCAGATCAACCCTTTCAATCCCAGATTCCTTCCTGTGCATGGCAACGCCCCCTCGGTTTGGGGTGGGATAATCCTTACACGGTGCGTTATACGTCCAATTTAGATGATGGCCCTTGGCATGGAATGCCCCTCGGTGGGTTTGGTGCAGGGTGTATCGGGCGATCGCCCAGGGGAGAGTTTAACCTCTGGCATATTGACGGGGGAGAACATATCTTCAAAACCCTACCCGCCTGTCAGTTTAGCGTCTTTGAACAAACCTCAGACGGGCGCAGCAAAACCTATGCCCTCAGTACCCAACCCCCCACAGATGGAACTCTGAGCCGTTGGCAATGGTATCCCCCCACCAGTGCCATCCAACAAACGGGAACCTATAGCGCCCTCTATCCCCAAAGCTGGTATCACTACGAAGGGGTTTACAATGCCCAACTCCTATGCGAACAATTTTCGCCCATTATTCCCCACAACTACCAAGAAACCAGCTATCCCCTGGCCATCTTTGAATGGACGGCCCATAACCCCACGGATAAGCCCCTCACTCTGAGTATTATGCTCACCTGGGAAAATACGGTGGGTTGGTTTACTAATGCCATCAAAACCCCGGAAATTACAGTTCGGGATGATGGTTCGCCGGTTTACGAGTATCAACCCCAATGGGGAGAAAGCACGGATAACTATAACCGGTGGATTGAAAATAACTTTCGGGTGGGCTGCTTGATGAGTCGGTTGAGTACCCATGAGATCCCGGAAGAAGGGGAGGGGCAATGGGCGATCGCCACTATTGCACACCCGGCCGTCGAAGTCTTTTACCATACCCGTTGGAACCCTACCAGTAATGGGGATGCCGTTTGGTCGCCCTTTGCCAGCGATGGCTCCTTGTCAGACTCAGAAGATGAAAGTCCAGCCGCATCTGGGGAACGCCTCGCCTGTGCGATCGCCGTCCGCTTTACCCTCAGACCCGGAAAAACCCGAAAAATACCCTTTATCCTGGCTTGGGACTTTCCCGTAACCCAGTTTGGCTATACTCAAGCGGGGAGTGACTTTTCTGGCCAACTGCCCTCAACGGGCGAAGAACCCGCCGGTCAACCGATTAGCTACTATCGCCGCTATACCGACTTCTTCGGGCGCAATGGCAAAAATGCCTGGTCAATGGTACGCACGGCTCTGAAACATTCGGATACTTGGAAAGAGGCGATTAACGAATGGCGCAAACCCATTTTAGGCGATCGCGGATTTCCCGAATCCCTGAAAATGGCCCTGTTTAACGAACTCTACCTACTCACCGATGGCGGAACCCTGTGGACAGCAGGCACAGAAAACGACCCCATTGGTCAATTTGGGGTACTCGAATGCCTAGACTATCGCTGGTATGAAAGCCTAGATGTGCGGCTCTATGGGGGCTTTGCCTTAACCCAACTCTGGCCGAAACTGGAAAAAGCAGTAATGTTAGCCTTCGCTCGCGCCATTCCCCAGGGAGACAATACCCCCCGAACGATTGGTTACAACCAAGCCCAAGCCGTGCGTAAAATTGCCAGCGCCACCCCCCACGATCTAGGCGCTCCCAATGAACATCCCTGGGACAAAACTAATTACACCAGCTATCAGGACTGCAACCTGTGGAAAGACTTGGGCTGTGATTTTGTGCTGCAAGTCTATCGGTATTTTCTCTGGACAGGAGCCGAGGATCTGGAGTTTTTGCAGGACTGCTGGTTAGCCATTGTGGAAACCCTCGACTATCTAAAAACCTTTGATATTGATGGGGATGGCATTCCCGAAAACTCAGGAGCGCCCGATCAAACCTTTGATGATTGGCAACTGAAGGGCATTAGCGCCTATTGTGGGGGATTATGGTTAGCCGCGCTCGAAGGGGCGATCGCGATCGGACAACGGCTGCAAGCGGCTCAAACCTCCGCCGATCTTGACGCTCAGATTGAACAATGGTCAGGCTGGTTAACGCAGTCCAAGCCCCTGTATCAAAAAACGCTGTGGAATGGAACCTACTATAACCTCGATAGCCAAAGCGGATCGCAAGTCGTGATGGCCGATCAGCTCTGCGGTCAATTTTACGCCCAGTTATTAAACTTACCCTCTATTGTGCCAGAAGACTGCACCCAGACCACCCTACAAACCATCTATCACACCTGTTTTACCCTCTTTAACCAGACCCAAAACCCGGATCAAGCCGCTCTCGGTGTAGCCAATGGTGTGAACCCCGATGGCTCACCCGAAAACCCCAATGCCACCCATCCCCTGGAAATTTGGACAGGAATTAACTTCGGATTAGCCGCATTTATGTTACAACAAGGAATGAAAGCCGAAGCTTTTGCGATCGCCGAAGCCGTGGTTCATCAAATTTATACCCATGGTTTGCAATTTCGCACCCCAGAAGCCATTACCGCAGCCGGAACCTTTCGCGCCAGTCATTATCTGCGAGCTATGGCCATTTGGGGACTTTACCACGTTTCCGCAAGCGGACATGAATGGGTAATGGGGCATCAACAGACTTCTTTCTGA